One segment of Candidatus Eisenbacteria bacterium DNA contains the following:
- a CDS encoding fibronectin type III domain-containing protein → MRSSARCLAFKMSYVTLMVAALAVLFAAGCMDEDNDVYVDRTPPRAPQGVFTVTGDGQVDIYWLANRESDLGGYRIYWNDEAAGYYEYVTTTSGTHFTDTDVTNGNTYYYAVSAFDRDGNESDLSYETVSDTPRPEGFDLALYDFSGPNAALSGYVFSDETRQLYSLAATPATDIYYGYVGEECVMFTWNPDPEWPLTDIQDGGYRPLAELDDAPPGGWAESGWVVLTEGHSYFVWTRDNHYAKFYVKSVRPEYVIMDWAYQVDAGNPELAKEKLARRSGDLEPGTPIEPVE, encoded by the coding sequence ATGAGAAGTAGCGCGCGTTGCCTGGCATTCAAGATGAGCTACGTGACACTCATGGTGGCTGCTCTTGCCGTTCTCTTCGCGGCGGGATGTATGGACGAAGACAACGATGTCTACGTGGATCGCACTCCTCCGAGGGCGCCGCAAGGAGTGTTCACCGTCACCGGAGATGGACAGGTGGACATCTATTGGCTGGCGAACCGCGAGTCCGACCTCGGCGGCTATAGGATCTACTGGAACGACGAGGCAGCAGGTTACTACGAATACGTGACCACCACTTCCGGCACGCATTTTACCGACACGGACGTGACAAACGGCAACACCTACTACTACGCCGTATCGGCGTTCGACAGGGACGGGAACGAGAGCGATCTCAGCTACGAGACTGTCTCGGACACGCCGAGACCGGAAGGGTTTGATCTTGCTCTGTATGATTTTTCGGGACCCAATGCCGCGTTGAGCGGATACGTCTTCAGCGACGAGACAAGACAGTTGTATTCCCTGGCCGCGACACCCGCAACGGACATTTACTACGGCTACGTTGGCGAAGAGTGCGTGATGTTCACGTGGAATCCCGACCCCGAGTGGCCTCTGACCGACATACAGGACGGTGGCTACAGACCGCTCGCCGAACTTGATGACGCGCCTCCGGGGGGGTGGGCAGAGAGTGGTTGGGTCGTGCTCACCGAGGGACACAGCTACTTTGTGTGGACCAGAGACAACCACTACGCCAAGTTCTACGTGAAGAGTGTTCGGCCGGAATATGTCATCATGGACTGGGCCTACCAAGTGGACGCCGGAAATCCTGAACTTGCGAAAGAGAAACTGGCCAGACGCAGTGGCGACCTGGAACCCGGCACTCCGATTGAGCCGGTCGAATGA
- a CDS encoding sigma 54-interacting transcriptional regulator: MENDSRSDKGLCPDELHPISIVEKDEEIGNIHFDASNFSGALDYFAKARGSALELSLNTKAAYLDLKIASCYKAKGDHGRAIEYAVLAKETFRKENDLLGLGRAYCLDGMLHAEIGRYGKGRRLCETGQRLLKGTGEFLELGKVQNWLGFIHTRLGNIPKAREYFEGALVAFRSVQNDDGISQALNNLGILHKNLSEWREAAGFFEKALAISVKSGNFARMATYSLNLGIVHFRLGEWGLALREFSRSLEICTQIGNRAGAARTRLAAANVSLRKREWAGAEASYRDVLATSRELGCKREEVLALEFLGELELTKGNSDNALELLKEAEALALEIAPRGDLVMEVARRAAEAHLSRGEIDDALAAAERAADIARSVGDRCEEALARRVTGVALWHKGEWEKGRQIIEDVLSTLTSVGERFEVARTLLISGKAIVSELPGGGVSGELSDKAVSFLRQAMGVFLSFEVKGWAALAIVELARFYLTKAVPDESLNHIDEAERLLSDVEEPEIHAALAGVRAALEQAFVSSTLSSSSEFKILEELGKLLGGDEDPERTLDELMQLILARSDADRGLIAFVADGAEPHIWAVKRLSSKEALGIIGSLREALPAEMAGSPRVVTSIRSDKILSQLPALERVQSFALVPLNLPSGQKGIVYADRLVGNRLGAFKQRELNLLAVMSGIATLAAVEAERVVRMRESAARRQRLDFTRSFDGIVTQNKEMLEILSLVEKVGSSSATILILGETGTGKALVAEAIHSCSPRKDKPFVPISCSSIPDSLLESELFGHVQGAFTGAIRDKRGLFEEAETGTVFLDEVAKTTKSIQAKLLHFLDKKEIRAVGSTKWKRVDGRIICATNTDLKVMIREGEFLEDLYYRLSDITISVPSLRERRDDIPLLIEHFLKASGAQDNKPVRSVTRGAMQLLMDYDWPGNVRELEKTVKRMLVLAPPVGELGSELLPPEIREQKIDAVGTGALKTEVERTERRVISEALEKHGWNKARAAKFLNISYPTLLKKIVELDLDRRHHSKTTNRG; encoded by the coding sequence ATGGAAAACGACTCTCGCAGTGATAAGGGCTTATGTCCTGACGAACTGCACCCGATCTCGATTGTAGAGAAGGATGAAGAGATCGGAAATATACATTTCGACGCGTCTAACTTCTCGGGCGCTCTTGACTACTTTGCCAAGGCGAGGGGGTCCGCGCTCGAGCTTTCTCTCAATACAAAAGCAGCCTACCTAGACCTCAAGATTGCTTCCTGCTACAAGGCGAAAGGTGATCACGGCCGCGCGATCGAGTACGCGGTGCTCGCCAAGGAGACTTTCCGCAAGGAGAATGACCTGCTTGGTTTGGGCAGAGCATACTGCTTGGACGGGATGCTTCACGCCGAGATTGGCCGCTACGGGAAGGGGCGGAGGCTTTGTGAGACCGGTCAGAGATTGTTGAAAGGGACCGGTGAGTTCCTCGAGCTGGGCAAGGTCCAGAACTGGCTCGGCTTCATTCATACCCGGCTCGGAAACATTCCCAAAGCAAGAGAGTATTTTGAAGGGGCGCTCGTTGCCTTCCGTAGCGTTCAGAACGACGACGGGATTTCCCAGGCCTTGAACAATCTCGGCATCCTGCACAAGAATCTGTCCGAATGGCGCGAGGCAGCAGGATTTTTTGAAAAAGCTCTGGCAATAAGCGTAAAAAGCGGCAATTTCGCGCGCATGGCCACCTATTCTCTGAACCTGGGCATTGTGCATTTCAGGCTCGGCGAGTGGGGACTTGCGCTGCGGGAGTTCTCCAGAAGCCTTGAGATCTGCACGCAGATCGGAAACAGGGCAGGAGCCGCGCGAACCAGACTGGCCGCGGCGAACGTCAGCCTGCGCAAGAGAGAATGGGCCGGCGCCGAGGCCTCGTACCGTGACGTACTTGCGACAAGCCGAGAGCTTGGGTGCAAACGCGAAGAGGTCCTCGCGCTGGAATTCCTGGGAGAACTGGAACTCACCAAGGGCAATTCGGATAACGCTCTCGAACTCTTGAAGGAAGCCGAGGCCCTGGCACTCGAGATTGCACCGAGGGGAGACCTCGTCATGGAGGTGGCCAGGCGTGCCGCGGAAGCCCACCTTTCCCGCGGTGAGATTGATGACGCACTCGCTGCTGCTGAGAGGGCCGCTGACATCGCTCGCTCCGTGGGTGATCGTTGCGAGGAAGCTCTAGCAAGGCGAGTGACCGGAGTCGCACTGTGGCATAAGGGCGAGTGGGAAAAGGGACGGCAGATCATAGAAGACGTTCTCTCGACGCTCACGAGCGTTGGTGAGAGGTTTGAAGTCGCAAGAACTCTTCTCATTTCAGGAAAGGCGATTGTCTCTGAACTCCCCGGTGGCGGTGTGAGCGGAGAGCTGTCCGACAAGGCGGTCTCATTCCTGCGGCAGGCCATGGGAGTTTTCTTGAGTTTTGAAGTGAAGGGTTGGGCGGCCCTCGCGATAGTTGAATTGGCTCGATTTTATCTCACGAAGGCCGTGCCCGACGAATCGCTCAATCACATAGACGAGGCCGAGAGGCTCTTGAGCGACGTGGAGGAGCCCGAAATCCACGCTGCTCTCGCCGGTGTGAGGGCGGCGCTTGAACAAGCTTTCGTCAGTTCCACTCTTTCGTCCTCCAGCGAATTCAAGATACTCGAAGAGCTGGGCAAGCTCCTCGGTGGCGACGAGGACCCCGAAAGAACGCTGGACGAACTCATGCAGTTGATCCTGGCGCGTTCCGACGCCGACCGGGGTCTCATTGCTTTTGTAGCGGACGGAGCGGAGCCTCATATCTGGGCGGTCAAGAGGCTGTCCTCGAAGGAAGCTCTCGGCATCATCGGCTCTCTGAGGGAGGCTCTACCGGCTGAAATGGCCGGTTCGCCTCGCGTCGTCACAAGCATCCGCTCGGACAAGATACTGTCACAGCTTCCGGCGCTCGAGCGCGTTCAGAGCTTTGCGCTCGTGCCCCTCAACCTGCCCTCGGGCCAGAAGGGAATCGTCTACGCGGATAGACTCGTGGGCAATCGCCTTGGTGCCTTCAAGCAGAGGGAGCTAAATCTCCTCGCCGTCATGTCCGGCATCGCCACGCTTGCTGCGGTCGAGGCCGAAAGGGTCGTGCGGATGAGGGAAAGCGCGGCTCGGAGGCAAAGGCTCGATTTCACGCGCTCCTTCGACGGAATAGTGACGCAGAACAAAGAGATGCTCGAGATACTCAGCCTCGTCGAGAAAGTCGGATCGAGCTCCGCCACCATTCTTATACTGGGAGAGACAGGGACGGGGAAGGCCCTGGTCGCCGAAGCCATACATAGCTGTAGCCCACGGAAGGACAAGCCGTTCGTTCCGATAAGCTGCTCCTCAATACCCGACTCGCTCCTTGAAAGCGAGCTTTTCGGCCACGTGCAGGGTGCCTTCACGGGCGCCATTCGCGACAAGAGAGGGCTTTTTGAAGAAGCTGAAACGGGCACCGTATTTCTGGATGAGGTCGCCAAGACGACGAAGAGCATACAGGCCAAGCTCCTTCATTTCCTGGACAAGAAGGAAATCCGGGCCGTGGGCTCGACGAAGTGGAAGCGTGTGGACGGCCGCATCATATGTGCCACAAACACCGACCTCAAGGTGATGATAAGAGAGGGCGAATTCCTCGAGGATCTCTACTACCGCCTCAGTGACATCACGATTTCGGTGCCGTCTTTGAGGGAAAGAAGAGATGACATCCCTCTCCTTATCGAGCATTTCCTCAAAGCTTCCGGCGCGCAAGACAACAAGCCCGTGCGAAGCGTCACCAGGGGAGCGATGCAGCTACTCATGGACTACGATTGGCCCGGCAACGTGCGGGAACTTGAAAAAACGGTGAAGAGAATGCTCGTTCTGGCTCCTCCGGTTGGCGAGCTTGGTTCCGAGTTGCTACCCCCCGAAATCAGGGAGCAAAAGATTGACGCGGTCGGGACCGGGGCGCTCAAGACCGAGGTGGAGAGAACGGAGCGCAGAGTCATTTCGGAAGCCCTCGAGAAACACGGTTGGAACAAGGCGCGCGCTGCAAAGTTCCTCAACATCAGCTATCCGACCCTCCTCAAGAAAATCGTAGAGCTCGACCTTGACCGCAGACATCACTCGAAGACTACCAACAGGGGCTAA
- a CDS encoding DUF4384 domain-containing protein: MKLKMSMLLASVLAVVSMTSSSLAIQPAGSHDERGGESETYMERESYRQSPLVIDVWTDRGEGGVYYAGERIRVFFRASRDCYVTIYNVDTQGYVHLLYPAGSFDEHFAAAGVTYRVPSRRSPYDLVIDGPTGIEYVEAVASVEPFRARPPWYLDPEYGEWQDSPWSLYGSDYEDHAEDYDYYVERGIVRGDPFLAIQSINRQMIPADYPSSYYATTYTSFYVDRRVQYPRYLCYDCHQGHSGFDPYRAGCVVFDIRVDRTWVYSPRIVLRDYRPKYYYGLRETAPVRYKGERHFWSSKDGLMTLRRQFSISKPKFESGTAGSAPRAEERWKELPGPSALKKWKAGKEPSVSGKTVELKKRLESEGLSRPKQVEEKQKEYQQSRGTKQVQKQVQKQGQKQEQGQRQEQEQKQKQRQEQEQGQSKKRK; this comes from the coding sequence ATGAAGCTGAAGATGTCGATGTTGCTCGCGAGTGTCCTCGCAGTGGTGAGCATGACTTCCTCGAGCCTTGCCATACAGCCGGCGGGCAGCCATGACGAGAGGGGTGGGGAGAGCGAGACCTACATGGAGAGGGAGTCTTATCGGCAATCTCCGCTCGTGATAGACGTCTGGACCGACCGGGGAGAAGGCGGGGTCTACTACGCGGGTGAGAGAATCCGGGTCTTTTTCAGGGCGTCGAGGGACTGCTACGTCACCATCTACAACGTCGATACGCAGGGCTACGTTCACCTGCTCTATCCGGCCGGATCCTTTGACGAGCATTTCGCGGCGGCCGGGGTGACCTACAGGGTGCCTTCTCGTCGCTCACCGTACGACCTCGTGATAGACGGACCGACCGGGATCGAGTACGTTGAGGCCGTTGCCTCCGTCGAACCGTTTCGCGCCAGGCCGCCGTGGTATCTGGATCCCGAATACGGTGAATGGCAGGACAGCCCTTGGAGCCTTTATGGGTCGGATTACGAAGACCACGCAGAGGACTACGACTACTACGTTGAGAGAGGTATCGTGCGGGGAGACCCGTTCCTTGCCATACAGAGCATAAATCGGCAAATGATCCCCGCGGACTATCCGTCGTCGTACTACGCCACCACTTACACTTCGTTCTACGTGGACAGAAGGGTTCAGTACCCTCGATACCTTTGCTACGACTGCCACCAGGGCCATTCTGGATTCGATCCTTACAGGGCGGGATGTGTGGTCTTTGACATTCGAGTCGACAGGACCTGGGTCTATTCTCCCAGAATCGTGCTTAGAGATTACAGACCCAAGTACTACTACGGGTTGAGAGAGACGGCCCCCGTGAGATACAAAGGTGAGCGCCACTTCTGGTCTTCCAAGGATGGGCTAATGACACTGAGGCGGCAGTTCTCCATTTCGAAGCCGAAGTTTGAGTCGGGTACGGCGGGGTCCGCGCCGCGCGCGGAGGAACGCTGGAAGGAACTGCCGGGTCCCTCGGCTCTAAAGAAGTGGAAGGCAGGCAAAGAACCCTCCGTTTCCGGCAAGACGGTAGAACTCAAGAAGCGGCTTGAATCCGAAGGCTTGTCGAGACCAAAGCAGGTCGAGGAAAAACAGAAGGAATATCAGCAATCACGCGGAACGAAGCAAGTACAGAAGCAAGTACAGAAGCAAGGACAAAAGCAAGAGCAGGGGCAAAGACAGGAGCAAGAACAGAAGCAAAAACAGAGACAGGAACAGGAGCAGGGACAGAGCAAGAAGCGAAAGTGA